TCGCGTCGAACGCCGTGATGATCTTCTTCGCCGCCTTCGCGTGGCCGGTGACGATCCTGCTGCTGACCCGGGTGCTCGCCGGCTCGTCGACCCCCGTCATGGTGGTGGCCGCCGCGATCAGCGTGGCGATCCCGGCGTTCCCGCTGCTGCTCGTCGACTACGGCGTCCTCTTCCCGTACATGATGTCCTTGAGCATGATCGGCGTGCCGTTGGCGCTCATCGTCGCCGCGAGCGCGCGTCGGTCCTGGAGCGAACGATGGCCCTTCGCGGTGGGTGCGCTCGGCTCGGTCCCCGCCGTCGCGATCGCACACCCCGGCGGCCTCGTCGCCCTTCTCGTCTTCACGACGGTCGTGCTGCTGGTGCTCTGGGTGCGGCTGCTGCTCTCGCGCCCGACCGCGCGAGCCAAGGTCGTCTCGACGGCGTGCGCCGCGGCCTATGCGGTCGTGGTGCTGGCGGCGTGGTACGTGCTGCGTCCGCCGATCGACGCACGCTCGTGGTTGCCGACCGAGACCGTCGGGCAGGCCGTCGGCGAAGTCCTGACGGCATCGGTCTGGTCCGCTCCCGTCAACGTGGTGGTGGCCGCCCTCGTGATCGCCGGACTCGTCGTCTGCCTTCGCCGCCGCTCCGTGACGGACTGGATCGCGGTCGGCTTCTTCGCTGCGGCGGCAGGGCTCTACATCGTGGTCTCGGGTCTGCCGTATCTCGTGCAGCGCGACCTGCTGACGGGAGCCTGGTACAACAACGCCCCTCGCCTCGCCGCCCTGCTCGCGATCGCCTGGGTTCCTGTCGCAGCGATCGGTGGACACGCCCTCTGGGGCGTTCTGAGGCGCTGGAGCGCGAAGGTGCGTTCCGCGCGAGTTCGGCGCCTGGCCCTCGCCGCGGTCGCCGTCGTCGTGCTCGTGCTCCTGCCGCAGGCGGGGAGCATGCGCCAGGCGGTCGCTTCCGCCCACGGCGCCTTCGCGACGACGGACGAGTCGCCGCTCCTGACGTCCGATGAGCTCGCGCTGATCGAGAGGCTCGACGACGAGGTCCCCGAAGACGCCGTCATCCTCGGCAGCCCGTGGACGGGTACGGCACTGGCCTACGCGATCGCTGATCGCGAGGTCGTGATGCCGCACACCCTGATGGACATCACCGAGGAGATGTCCGTGCTGCTCGATCGGCTCGACAGCGCGCGCCCGGGATCGGAGGAGGTGTGCTCGGCGATCGACGCCCTCGACGTGGAGTACGTGCTCGACTTCGGAACCCAGGAGATCAACGACGGCGAGCACCCCTACAAGGGACTCGATCGACTGCGCACGTCGAAGTCCGTCGAGAAGGTCGACCAGGTCGGCGACGCCGTGCTGTACAAGGTCGTGCTCTGCGGATGAGCGCGACCGACGATCGCGGATGCCGCGGTCATCGTACGAGGGAAGGAATCAGATGACTCTGGAGATCTTCGTGCCCTTCTGGGGCGATCCCGGACTGCTGCGTGAGACGGTCGACTCCGTTCGCGCCCAACGCGACGAGGACTGGCACCTGATCGTCATCGACGACTGCTATCCCGATGACTCCGTGCCCGCGTACTTCGCGGAGATCGACGACGAGCGCATCACGTACGTGCGCAACGAGACGAACCTGGGCATCACCGAGAACTATCGCGAGGCGATCCGCCGCGCGACGACGTCGCACATCACGATCCTCGGCTGCGACGACCTGCTGCATCCGAACTACGTGCAGGTCGTCAAACGGGTGATCCGTCAGCGTCCCGAGGTCGACGTCATCCAGCCGGGAGTCGAGGTGATCGACGAGACGGGGCGGGTGATCCGACCGCTCGTCGACCGCGTCAAGCAGGGGATGCTGGCCCCTCGGGGTGGCGAGGGCATCGCTCTGCTCTCGGGCGAGCGCATGGCCACCAGCCTCATCCGGGGCGATTGGCTGTACTGGCCCTCGCTCACCTTCCGCACCGAGACCCTGCAGCGCATAGACTTCCGCGACGGCCTGCCCATCATCCAGGACCTCGCTCTGCTCATGGACGTCGCCTTCGACGGGGGGACGCTCGCGTACGTTCCCGAGCTCGCCTTCTCGTATCGCCGACACGGCTCGAGCGCATCCCAGAAGACGCTGCTCGACGGCCGACGCTTCCGCGACGAGCGCGCCTACTTCGCGATCGCCCGTGATCTGGCGCGGGAGAAGGGGTGGCGTCGCACGAGTGCCGTCGCCCGTGCCCGGATCATGTCGCGGCTGCACGCCGTGAGCGAGCTCCCCGGTGTCATCCGGCACGGAGATCGCGCTGGGATACAATCGACGCTGGCGCACATCTTCGCCGTCTGAGTGGCGAGCAGGCGCGCCGGATCGCCTGGTCGACACACCCTGCAGGAGGCTTCGTATGTCCGAACACGTGCTCATCACCGGCGGGGCCGGTTTCATCGGCACCCGGCTCGCGGCCCGGTTCGCTCGCGACGGACACCGGGTGACGGTGCTGGACTCGTTGAGCCCGCAGGTGCATGGGAATGATCCCGAGACCACGTCGCCGCTGCTGCGGTCGCTGGACGGCATCGCCGACGTCGTCGTCGGCACGGTCACCTCGACGGACGACCTGCGCACCGCCCTCGAGGGGGCGACCATCGTCATCCACCTCGCGGCCGAGACCGGCACGGGTCAG
The sequence above is a segment of the Microbacterium sp. Root553 genome. Coding sequences within it:
- a CDS encoding DUF6541 family protein, which produces MGWFDLGLAVLVTAGLVLVPGFAVAWLLGARGHVAWALAVPAGVTVIVLAALGAPLVGWEWGILPVLAVTAVIAAIAAVLRLAPWFSVSALRLDVRLGRAALLSVVGAILVVVAQLILVIGTPENISQTFDNIFHLNAIRYALDTGSVSPLTIGSMTSAATGGLPFYPSGWHAVASLVVQLAGVSIPVASNAVMIFFAAFAWPVTILLLTRVLAGSSTPVMVVAAAISVAIPAFPLLLVDYGVLFPYMMSLSMIGVPLALIVAASARRSWSERWPFAVGALGSVPAVAIAHPGGLVALLVFTTVVLLVLWVRLLLSRPTARAKVVSTACAAAYAVVVLAAWYVLRPPIDARSWLPTETVGQAVGEVLTASVWSAPVNVVVAALVIAGLVVCLRRRSVTDWIAVGFFAAAAGLYIVVSGLPYLVQRDLLTGAWYNNAPRLAALLAIAWVPVAAIGGHALWGVLRRWSAKVRSARVRRLALAAVAVVVLVLLPQAGSMRQAVASAHGAFATTDESPLLTSDELALIERLDDEVPEDAVILGSPWTGTALAYAIADREVVMPHTLMDITEEMSVLLDRLDSARPGSEEVCSAIDALDVEYVLDFGTQEINDGEHPYKGLDRLRTSKSVEKVDQVGDAVLYKVVLCG
- a CDS encoding glycosyltransferase family 2 protein; amino-acid sequence: MTLEIFVPFWGDPGLLRETVDSVRAQRDEDWHLIVIDDCYPDDSVPAYFAEIDDERITYVRNETNLGITENYREAIRRATTSHITILGCDDLLHPNYVQVVKRVIRQRPEVDVIQPGVEVIDETGRVIRPLVDRVKQGMLAPRGGEGIALLSGERMATSLIRGDWLYWPSLTFRTETLQRIDFRDGLPIIQDLALLMDVAFDGGTLAYVPELAFSYRRHGSSASQKTLLDGRRFRDERAYFAIARDLAREKGWRRTSAVARARIMSRLHAVSELPGVIRHGDRAGIQSTLAHIFAV